The following are encoded in a window of Microcaecilia unicolor chromosome 14, aMicUni1.1, whole genome shotgun sequence genomic DNA:
- the LOC115456972 gene encoding olfactory receptor 5V1-like, protein MEHTNFTAVSKFIMAGFDDIPIPPGFLFVLFLGIYLVTLGGNLLILVITRTDQNLHTPMCFFLGNLSFLDICYISTTVPKMCEVLLSEKTISKTGCALQLYFIIFFETTECYLLAMMAYDRYIAISNPLRYTTIMSPQLCLQMTIFSWIVGVIHAFIHTRLTFQVPFCGPNRVNHFFCDIPPLLQLSCSDTTLNELVLYGVGGVFVGLGPFLFILVSYGFILSTILRMSSAKGRQKAFSTCASHIIVLTIFYGVGSFNYVRPRASYSLNRDKLVSAFYNIVIPMINPIIYSLRNGEIRGALRDALRRQVQTAKF, encoded by the coding sequence ATGGAACACACCAACTTCACTGCTGTGAGCAAGTTTATCATGGCAGGCTTCGATGACATTCCAATCCCACCAGGGtttctctttgtgctctttttgGGCATCTACTTGGTGACCCTTGGGGGGAACCTCCTCATCCTAGTCATCACCAGGACAGACCAGAACCTCCACACCCCCATGTGTTTCTTCCTGGGCAACCTGTCCTTCTTGGACATCTGCTACATCTCCACCACTGTGCCAAAAATGTGCGAGGTCCTCCTGTCTGAGAAGACCATTTCCAAAACGGGTTGTGCTCTCCAGCTCTACTTCATCATTTTCTTTGAAACCACAGAGTGCTATCTTCTGGCCATGATGGCTTATGACCGCTACATCGCCATCTCTAACCCCCTGCGCTACACAACTATCATGAGCCCACAGCTGTGCCTTCAAATGACTATATTCTCCTGGATTGTGGGAGTTATCCATGCCTTCATCCACACCAGACTCACCTTCCAGGTACCATTCTGTGGCCCCAACCGTGTCAATCACTTCTTCTGTGACATCCCTCCCTTGTTGCAGCTGTCCTGTTCTGATACTACCCTCAATGAACTGGTGCTCTACGGGGTGGGAGGGGTATTTGTCGGTCTGGGTCCCTTCCTCTTCATCCTAGTCTCCTATGGCTTCATCTTAAGTACCATCCTGAGGATGAGTTCAGCCAAGGGCCGGCAGAAGGCCTTTTCTACCTGTGCTTCCCATATCATAGTGTTAACTATTTTTTATGGTGTTGGGAGTTTCAACTATGTGAGGCCCAGGGCCAGCTACTCCCTAAACCGGGACAAGCTGGTGTCAGCCTTCTATAATATCGTTATACCCATGATTAACCCTATAATCTATAGCCTACGGAATGGAGAGATACGAGGGGCTCTTAGAGATGCACTTAGGAGACAGGTGCAAACTGCAAAATTTTAA
- the LOC115456967 gene encoding olfactory receptor 5V1-like isoform X4 produces MEYTNFTAVSMFILAGFDDIPAPSGFLFVLFLGIYLVTLGGNLLILVITRRDPNLHTPMCFFLGNLSFLDICYISTTVPKMCEVLLSEKTISKTGCAFQLYFIIFFETIECYLLAMMAYDRYIAISNPLRYTTIMSPRLCLQMSTLSWIVGVINAFIHTRLTFQVVFCGPNRINHFFCDIPPLLKLSCSDTTLNELVLYGVGGVFVGLGPFLFILVSYGFILSTILRMSSAKGRQKAFSTCASHIIVLTIFYGVGSFNYVRPRASYSLNRDKLVSAFYNIIIPMLNPIIYSLRNGEIRGALRDALRRQVKTAKL; encoded by the coding sequence ATGGAATACACCAACTTCACTGCTGTGAGCATGTTCATCCTGGCAGGCTTCGATGATATTCCAGCCCCATCTGGGtttctctttgtgctctttttgGGCATCTACTTGGTGACCCTTGGGGGAAACCTCCTCATCCTAGTCATCACCAGGAGAGACCCGAACCTCCACACCCCCATGTGTTTCTTCCTGGGCAACCTGTCCTTCTTGGACATCTGCTACATCTCCACAACTGTGCCAAAAATGTGCGAGGTCCTCCTGTCTGAGAAGACCATTTCCAAAACGGGTTGTGCTTTCCAGCTCTACTTCATCATTTTCTTTGAAACCATAGAGTGCTATCTTCTGGCCATGATGGCTTATGACCGCTACATCGCCATCTCTAACCCCCTACGCTACACAACTATCATGAGCCCACGGCTGTGCCTTCAAATGTCTACATTGTCCTGGATTGTGGGTGTTATTAATGCCTTCATCCACACCAGACTCACCTTCCAGGTAGTATTCTGTGGCCCCAACCGTATCAATCACTTCTTCTGTGACATCCCTCCCTTGTTGAAGCTGTCCTGTTCTGATACCACCCTCAATGAACTGGTGCTCTACGGGGTGGGAGGGGTATTTGTCGGTCTGGGTCCCTTCCTCTTCATCCTAGTCTCCTATGGCTTCATCCTAAGTACCATCCTAAGGATGAGTTCAGCCAAGGGCCGGCAGAAGGCCTTTTCTACCTGTGCTTCCCACATCATAGTGTTAACTATTTTTTATGGTGTTGGGAGTTTCAACTATGTGAGGCCCAGGGCCAGCTACTCCCTGAACCGGGACAAGCTGGTGTCAGCCTTCTATAATATTATTATACCCATGCTTAACCCTATAATCTACAGTCTACGGAATGGAGAGATACGAGGGGCTCTTAGAGATGCACTTAGGAGACAGGTGAAAACTGCAAAATTATAG